tgtatttattctaATGGAAAGGACATTAAAACATTACTAAGagacacaatttattttttatttttttattatttttattaatttttgataattatattttttattattatatttttcttctcaaatttttttaatgaaaaaaaatagaataaatttaactttcataatttgttttagtttattatcaaacaaaatacaagaatattaatttttgtgtcTCGGTTTTTTGTATATTGTTCTCAATGTCTTGTCTTGTTCTTATAACCAAACGCATATAGATAGAGACATTGTATCCAAAGACACTGGATTAGTATATTTTATCTTCATCCTGACAGGAAAAACACTGAAACACTAACAAaaaacacaacttattttttattttttattatttttgttaattttttatattatatttttcttttcaatttttttgaataaaaaaagaataaattaaatttttataatttattttagtttattaccAAATAAAATACAAGAACACTAAATTTTATGTCTTTACGtgttctaagtgttttgtcttaTTCAATTCTCAAAACTAAATACCCCATAAAGACATAAATctctaataaataattaaagcttttgaaACTCAAAGTTTCTACTAAGAAAGTTACTCAGATAAAGAcgtttaaaatgtttttttttatattttctagtaattaaaattcaatatatataatcaattaaattatattcTTTNTctcaaaattatataataataataataataacaataataataataataatattttagtcattttttataaaaaaatatcataataattttttataaaaaaatattaatttaaactgGTTTAAAgtgtaatttattaattttttagttaaattaatttgtctgatttaattttaataaaaataatacgatTTAATCATGatgtgtattaaattttaattactaaaaaatatcttttaaaaaaatcttttaagtatatttatttgaataactctttatcacaaaaataaaataagaaggaagagCCTCTAGTATTTGACAATTGCGCTTATATACAAGATGATCACACAACTTATTATGGATTTGGATCATACAACAGAAAACATTTTGGTTTCACAATTAATTTGcccaaaaaattatattataaaaagaacATGATCTCGagttactattattttttgtttcagcAGTATAATAAGCAACAGAACAGTCCATCACTGAAGAAACTTCTTAGTATGGAACCAACGACAAAGAATGGTCTAAAACAAGCAAAAGATTTGGTAGCTCTTGTAATAAAAGTACGATTTAAGCAAATCATGATTAAAATATGATTTCAAATAATGACGAAACACATAAATAATAAGCGCAATTGTGTCAATACTATTTTACATACAACACATGAGGAGATCAAATCCTGTCGGTAGTAACACCGATGTTTTACCATTATCATGGCATGCATGATAAGCACACGTTTTTTCttgcattaatttttttgagaaatattCACTAGCTAGAACGGCAAAAAGAGTTTCTGGCATTAGGCATTAGCACAGCAACCCTTCAACCATTACTTCTCCTTAAAGATAAAGCTTAGCCAATGTATATTAAGGTTTGTTTGGTTTCATGTAACTCTCACATTCAGCTCAAAAACCTAGCTCAGCCTCTACGGATCAAATAAAACTATATGGCCTGTTACCTgtaacatacatatatatacatgcatATCTTTATCAGAATTTCGCTTACAAGTTTACGTGTACAACTCATTGAATTACCAACTAATTACTCTaaggtgtatttttattaatttaattcttcATGCAACAAACTGAAAAGTTCTTCCTACCTTCccattattattcatataaataCTTCATGTGTGCTACTACATGATGCATTAATCATACACaagaatcaaattttcaaacaatatACGCAATAATGGCAAGCTTGTGTGGTTTCATGCATAACAATGTCTTAACCTTTCTCTTCTGCTGTATGATGATTGTTGGCTTAATAATGCCTTCACCATCTGAAGCTGCCATAAAGAAATACAAATTTGATGTGAGTACGTTATATTTGTTTGACCATATCAATTATCATAATCTACTGCTTAGATATCCATGCAAAAATGCAAAACAACTTCCCTTGATTTATATCTCATTTTTCTGCTTTCTATGTACACAGATTGAATTGAAGAATGTGAGTAGGCTGTGCCATGCAAAACCCATTGTAACAGTAAATGGAAGGTACCCAGGGCCAACTGTTTATGCTAGAGAAGGAGATAGAGTACAAGTCACTGTCACCAACCATGTACAATACAACTTGTCCATTCATTGGTAAgccaaattaatattttaaaatgtatgTTATTAATGACTTAATTATgcttaattattagttaatgtTAATTAATACATAGGCATGGGCTGAAACAACATCGCAATGGGTGGGCTGATGGACCAGCTTATATCACACAGTGTCCTATTCAAACCGGAAACAGCTACACTTATGACTTTAATGTTACTGGGCAAAGAGGAACACTGTGGTGGCATGCACACATTCTCTGGCTCAGGGCCACTGTGTATGGTGCAATTGTCATTATGCCTAAACTTCGAACACCATTTCCTTTCCCACAGCCAGCTAGAGAGTTCGAAATTCTCCTAGGTGAATGGTGGAACAATGATGTGGAAAACATTGAGAAACAAGGGACCCAAATGGGAGTGCCACCAAATATCTCAGATGCACATACAATCAATGGCAAACCAGGACCTCTATTTCCTTGTTCTGACAAGCGTaaggaaattaattaaatattcaaCCATGATAcgtatacactaaaatcagtcaccaatataaaatacatgttgaaatataaatacatattggaaataaattaaactacatatatatatacaaatatattaatagctgattttagtagttgattttaagatacaaaatacaaatagcatttttgatAAACATTAGTGCATGAAATTAAACATATGTTTTTATATTATGCAAGATATTTGTTTTAACTGCGTATTTGTTTCAATTTATTCAGACACTTATGTAATGGAGGTGGAACAAGGGAGGAGTTACCTGCTGAGAATCGTCAATGCTGCACTCAATGATGAACTCTTTTTCGCCATTGCGGGTCACAACATGACAGTTGTGGAGGTTGATGCAGTTTACACAAAACCATTCACCACAAGTTCCATACTAATTGGACCAGGACAAACCACAAACGTTTTAGTCCATGCCAACAATGTTCCAAGCAGATACTTCATGGCCGCAAGGGTCTTCATGGATGCTCCAATCTCAGTTGACAACAAAACTGCCACGGCTATATTCCAATACAAAGGCATCTCAAACACTGTGATCCCTTCTCTGCCTCAACTTCCTGCTAGAAATGACTCAGCTTTTGCTTTGAGTCTCAACAAGGAACTCAGAAGCCTAAACTCTGATCAATACCCTGCTCTTGTTCCTCTCAAAATTGATAGAAACCTCTTCTACACTATTGGTTTAGGCATGAATCCTTGCCCTACGTGTGTCAATGGAACAAGACTAGTTGCTTCATTGAACAATGTCTCATTTGTGATGCCACAAACTGCACTTCTTCAAGCTCACTATTTAAACCTCAAGGGCGTTTTCAGAACTGATTTTCCTGATAGACCTTCAAAACCTTTCAACTATACCGGTGCGCCGCTAACGGCAAATCTTGCCACCTTAACGGGGACACGGCTTAGCAAGATTGCCTTCAATTCTTCGGTGGAGCTGGTTTTGCAAGATACCAATCTCCTCTCAGTTGAGTCACATCCATTCCACCTTCATGGATATAATTTCTTTGTTGTTGGAACCGGTGTTGGTAACTTTGATCCATCTAAAGACCCTGCTAACTACAACTTGGTTGACCCCATTGAAAGGAACACCGTTGGAGTTCCCACCGGTGGTTGGGTAGCTATTCGTTTCAGGGCCGATAATCCAGGTAAAACACTTTAAACACCACACACGaataaaacaataatattagagagacaaaaaaaaaaatcagaacctAATTTATTTaccaataattaataaatactaaataagataATATCTAACTGTTCATGCATTGTCATCTGGAGCTGCACACTGGTTGGGGATTGAAAATGGCTTTTCTTGTTGAAGATGGACCAGAAAAAGATCAATCTGTTT
The Arachis duranensis cultivar V14167 chromosome 5, aradu.V14167.gnm2.J7QH, whole genome shotgun sequence genome window above contains:
- the LOC107487977 gene encoding laccase-11-like translates to MASLCGFMHNNVLTFLFCCMMIVGLIMPSPSEAAIKKYKFDIELKNVSRLCHAKPIVTVNGRYPGPTVYAREGDRVQVTVTNHVQYNLSIHWHGLKQHRNGWADGPAYITQCPIQTGNSYTYDFNVTGQRGTLWWHAHILWLRATVYGAIVIMPKLRTPFPFPQPAREFEILLGEWWNNDVENIEKQGTQMGVPPNISDAHTINGKPGPLFPCSDKHTYVMEVEQGRSYLLRIVNAALNDELFFAIAGHNMTVVEVDAVYTKPFTTSSILIGPGQTTNVLVHANNVPSRYFMAARVFMDAPISVDNKTATAIFQYKGISNTVIPSLPQLPARNDSAFALSLNKELRSLNSDQYPALVPLKIDRNLFYTIGLGMNPCPTCVNGTRLVASLNNVSFVMPQTALLQAHYLNLKGVFRTDFPDRPSKPFNYTGAPLTANLATLTGTRLSKIAFNSSVELVLQDTNLLSVESHPFHLHGYNFFVVGTGVGNFDPSKDPANYNLVDPIERNTVGVPTGGWVAIRFRADNPGKMFMHCHLELHTGWGLKMAFLVEDGPEKDQSVLPPPKDLPTC